The Diadema setosum chromosome 1, eeDiaSeto1, whole genome shotgun sequence genome has a window encoding:
- the LOC140246786 gene encoding glyoxal reductase-like yields MDLQTKGSMNVPLFGYGTFQLKGFDTIHKCLDTALQNGYRLIDTAAVYKNEEDIGICLKELLPKYSLTRADVFITSKLDPADQGPGAYEACTESLKRLQLDYLDLYLIHWPGTKKLKADDPKNAEMRRESWKALERAHREGKCKQIGISNYLVHHMEELFTYAEVKPAVNQSEYHPYLLNEDVVSWCQKNGIQFQAYTSLGKGELLKHPQLVSIAEKMQRKPCQVALKFAMQDGIGVLPMSSKPEHIIDNCGVWGWSLSEEDMRTLRSLKIYHRYAWDPTPIV; encoded by the exons ATGGATTTACAAACCAAGGGTTCCATGAATGTGCCTCTGTTTGGTT ATGGCACATTCCAACTAAAGGGGTTTGACACCATACATAAGTGCCTGGATACAGCTCTGCAGAATGGATATCGCTTGATAG ATACTGCTGCAGTGTATAAGAATGAAGAAGACATTGGGATTTGCCTGAAAGAATTGCTTCCAAAGTACAGTCTGACGCGGGCAGATGTCTTCATAACAAGTAAGCTTG ATCCTGCAGATCAAGGTCCAGGAGCCTACGAAGCATGCACAGAGTCCCTGAAGAGACTACAACTGGACTATCTGGACCTGTACCTCATCCACTGGCCAGGGACCAAGAAGTTGAAGGCAGATGATCCCAAAAATGCTGAGATGAGAAGAGAGAGCTGGAAAGCTCTTGAAAGAGCTCATAGGGAAG GGAAATGCAAGCAGATTGGAATTTCAAACTACCTTGTCCACCACATGGAAGAATTATTCACATATGCAGAAGTCAAGCCTGCTGTAAATCAG AGTGAGTACCATCCCTATTTGCTGAATGAAGATGTGGTATCATGGTGTCAGAAGAATGGCATACAGTTCCAGGCATACACATCTCTAGGGAAGGGAGAG CTTCTCAAGCACCCTCAGTTGGTGTCCATCGCAGAGAAAATGCAGCGGAAACCATGCCAAGTGGCCTTGAAATTTGCTATGCAGGATGGCATTG GAGTCTTACCAATGTCATCCAAGCCAGAGCACATCATTGATAACTGTGGCGTGTGGGGCTGGTCACTGTCTGAGGAGGATATGAGAACACTACGAAGCTTGAAGATCTACCACAGATATGCCTGGGATCCCACACCTATCGTTTAG